One genomic segment of Streptomyces liangshanensis includes these proteins:
- a CDS encoding wax ester/triacylglycerol synthase family O-acyltransferase — MTTELLAPLDLAFWHLESPDHPMHLGALAVFTAVPGTTPGEGVPELLATRAAAVPRLRMRVRDVLLPVGGAAWAVDKDFDVHRHVRVLPLPPGDFAAQAELLAGELMERPLERGVPPWEMYVLTPADGGRERGGSGPAASTGPGASHAGGPPAGADRRFAVLVKMHHALADGMRAVAIGAGIFDQIADVRAAGARRARPVPPRSWLPGPWQAAGLARDRLEDLRRALGIGASVVRASRFDPRGVAALTAGSSGTRRLATAVLDLADVQLVRKAAGGSANDVLLATVAGALRRWMLERGEPLPAAAPRALVPVSRRRPGSPAGSANKLSAYLLGLPVAEGDARARLRAVRGAMDRNKSEGPARGAGAVALLADALPPLAHRLGAPLAGNAARVLFDILVTSVPLPRSSLSLGGCPLRALYPMAPLARGQSLAIALSSYGGQVYVGLVADGKAVPDLARLARGMNEELDELLRIAP, encoded by the coding sequence TTGACCACCGAGCTGCTCGCACCTCTCGATCTGGCTTTCTGGCACCTCGAATCGCCCGACCACCCCATGCACCTCGGCGCGCTCGCCGTCTTCACCGCCGTCCCCGGCACCACGCCCGGCGAAGGCGTGCCCGAGCTGCTCGCCACCCGCGCCGCCGCCGTGCCCCGGCTGCGGATGCGGGTACGGGACGTACTGCTGCCCGTCGGCGGGGCGGCGTGGGCGGTCGACAAGGACTTCGACGTGCACCGCCACGTACGCGTACTGCCCCTCCCGCCCGGCGACTTCGCCGCGCAGGCCGAACTCCTCGCCGGGGAGCTGATGGAACGCCCGCTGGAACGCGGGGTCCCGCCCTGGGAGATGTACGTGCTGACGCCGGCGGACGGCGGCCGGGAGCGCGGCGGCAGCGGTCCCGCCGCGTCCACCGGCCCTGGTGCCTCGCACGCAGGAGGGCCCCCTGCCGGCGCCGACCGCCGGTTCGCCGTCCTCGTGAAGATGCACCACGCCCTCGCGGACGGCATGCGCGCCGTCGCCATCGGCGCCGGGATCTTCGACCAGATCGCCGACGTCCGGGCCGCGGGGGCCCGGCGGGCGCGCCCGGTGCCGCCACGCTCCTGGCTGCCGGGGCCGTGGCAGGCGGCGGGGCTCGCCAGGGACCGGCTCGAAGACCTCCGCAGGGCGCTCGGCATCGGCGCGTCCGTCGTACGGGCCAGCCGGTTCGACCCCCGCGGGGTCGCCGCGCTCACCGCGGGCTCCAGCGGGACCCGCCGCCTCGCCACGGCCGTCCTGGACCTGGCGGACGTCCAGCTCGTCCGCAAGGCCGCGGGCGGCTCCGCCAACGACGTCCTGCTCGCCACCGTGGCCGGCGCCCTGCGCCGCTGGATGCTGGAGCGCGGCGAACCGCTGCCCGCCGCCGCGCCGCGCGCGCTCGTACCGGTCTCCCGGCGGCGGCCCGGCAGCCCGGCGGGATCGGCCAACAAGCTCTCCGCGTACCTGCTCGGCCTGCCGGTCGCCGAGGGCGACGCCCGGGCCAGGCTCCGCGCGGTGCGCGGCGCGATGGACCGCAACAAGTCCGAGGGCCCCGCCCGGGGCGCCGGGGCCGTCGCCCTCCTCGCGGACGCCCTGCCGCCGCTCGCCCACCGGCTCGGGGCGCCCCTCGCGGGCAACGCGGCCCGGGTGCTCTTCGACATCCTCGTGACGAGCGTGCCGCTGCCCCGCTCCTCCCTCTCCCTCGGCGGCTGCCCGCTGCGCGCGCTGTACCCGATGGCGCCGCTGGCCCGCGGCCAGTCGCTCGCGATCGCCCTCTCCTCCTACGGAGGGCAGGTGTACGTGGGGCTCGTGGCCGACGGGAAGGCCGTACCGGACCTGGCCCGGCTGGCCCGGGGGATGAACGAGGAACTGGACGAGCTGCTGCGGATCGCACCATAG
- the efeB gene encoding iron uptake transporter deferrochelatase/peroxidase subunit: MTTDPTLTPPHGDADPAGTAPSGVRRRSFLHRALVAGAAGAAVGAGGVGAVARADDEPVSARPEGHTIAFHGAHQAGILTPLQRHAVFTSFDVTARDRAELTTLLRTLTERLRFLTAGGVPEPLGISAPLPDSGVLGPVVPADGLTATVAVGASLFDDRFGLASRRPRRLRPMDVFPDDDPEDAWCHGDLMLQLCADHPDTVAHALRDVARHTRGLMQVRWRMEGFVSPPRPSGTPRNLMGFKDGTANPDTGDARLMDQLVWVRPGAGEPAWTAGGSYQVVRLIRMMVEFWDRVSIHEQERMMGRSRDSGAPLDGRHETDLPRYPQDPQGDVIPLDAHIRLANPRTAATADSRLLRRGYNYDRGVRDNGDLDTGLVFCCFQQDLDRQFAAVQKKLAGEPLVDYIKPYGGGYFFALPGIRDSADWLGRALLA, encoded by the coding sequence ATGACCACCGACCCCACCCTCACCCCGCCCCACGGCGACGCGGACCCCGCGGGGACCGCCCCGTCCGGCGTACGGCGGCGGTCCTTCCTCCACCGGGCCCTGGTGGCGGGCGCCGCCGGGGCCGCCGTCGGCGCCGGGGGAGTGGGCGCTGTCGCCCGCGCGGACGACGAGCCGGTGTCGGCGCGGCCGGAAGGGCACACGATCGCCTTCCACGGCGCCCACCAGGCCGGCATCCTGACGCCCCTCCAGCGCCACGCCGTGTTCACCTCCTTCGACGTCACCGCACGCGACCGCGCCGAACTGACCACCCTGCTGCGCACCCTGACCGAACGCCTGCGGTTCCTGACCGCGGGCGGCGTCCCCGAGCCGCTCGGCATCTCCGCGCCGCTGCCCGACTCCGGTGTGCTGGGCCCGGTCGTCCCCGCCGACGGGCTCACCGCGACCGTCGCGGTGGGCGCCTCGCTCTTCGACGACCGCTTCGGCCTCGCCTCCCGCCGCCCCCGCAGGCTCCGCCCGATGGACGTCTTCCCGGACGACGACCCGGAGGACGCCTGGTGCCACGGCGACCTGATGCTCCAGCTCTGCGCCGACCACCCCGACACCGTCGCGCACGCCCTGCGTGACGTCGCCCGGCACACCCGCGGGCTGATGCAGGTCCGCTGGCGCATGGAGGGCTTCGTGTCGCCGCCGCGGCCCTCCGGCACCCCCCGCAACCTGATGGGCTTCAAGGACGGCACGGCCAACCCCGACACCGGGGACGCGCGCCTCATGGACCAACTGGTCTGGGTACGGCCCGGCGCGGGCGAGCCGGCCTGGACGGCCGGCGGCAGCTACCAGGTGGTGCGGCTGATCCGGATGATGGTGGAGTTCTGGGACCGGGTGTCCATCCACGAGCAGGAGCGGATGATGGGCCGCTCCCGCGACAGCGGAGCCCCCCTGGACGGCCGCCACGAGACCGACCTGCCCCGCTACCCCCAGGACCCGCAGGGCGACGTCATCCCGCTGGACGCGCACATCAGGCTGGCCAACCCCAGGACCGCGGCGACCGCGGACAGCAGGCTGCTGCGGCGCGGCTACAACTACGACCGCGGGGTACGGGACAACGGCGACCTCGACACCGGCCTGGTGTTCTGCTGCTTCCAGCAGGACCTGGACCGGCAGTTCGCCGCCGTGCAGAAGAAGCTCGCGGGCGAACCGCTGGTGGACTACATCAAGCCGTACGGCGGCGGCTACTTCTTCGCCCTCCCCGGCATACGCGACAGCGCCGACTGGCTGGGCCGCGCCCTCCTGGCGTGA
- a CDS encoding phospholipase C — protein MFSARAIARQGRRGTGRAATLATAAALIALGGSVAPASAAAAHQPKDNSAKTTTPIKHVVVLFDENESFDHYFATYPKAANTDGTPFVASKKTPKAVNNLASANLLKKNPNQYLPKRLTPSQALTCSQNHNYGPEQLAYNNGKADKFVQNTENDTCSGGLFNEPGSVMDYYDGNTVTALWNYAQHYTLSDNSYSSSFGPSTPGALNLVSGQTHGAISVDPASGTENPKQTATPSSSVLVSPDAKGVGTVVADPDPAYDDCSDSDHTSTSALAALKGKNIGDLLNEKGDTWGWFQGGFRPSTAWDGTPGTYAKCDTTHNNVGGTAVKDYSPHHSPFEYYKSTSNPHHLAPASVDEIGHQGRANHNYDLTDFDAALAAQKLPAVSFLKAGQYQDGHPGTSDPLDEQQWLTTEINKIQKSAQWKDTAIVVAYDDSDGWYDHVTPPVLNGSKDKTLGSNGLPTDAKACQQGPVAKAGYQDRCGPGPRQPLLVISPYSKTNHIDHTLTEQTSITSFIENNWKTGRIGDGSFDVRGGTLLNAFDFKHPNNVQVLLSKDGSVSSIKSIPKHPAKPVKSKITGPAGGNLDRAGLAASSGSTSVVLPTAIGAALLVAIGGGALVRRRGRDRAAA, from the coding sequence ATGTTCAGTGCAAGAGCCATAGCGCGCCAGGGCAGGCGCGGGACGGGACGGGCCGCGACGCTCGCCACCGCCGCCGCCCTCATCGCGCTCGGCGGCTCGGTGGCGCCCGCCTCGGCGGCCGCCGCCCACCAGCCAAAGGACAACAGCGCGAAGACCACGACCCCGATCAAGCACGTGGTCGTCCTCTTCGACGAGAACGAGTCCTTCGACCACTACTTCGCGACGTACCCGAAGGCCGCGAACACCGACGGCACTCCCTTCGTCGCCTCGAAGAAGACGCCCAAGGCGGTCAACAACCTCGCCAGCGCGAACCTGCTGAAGAAGAACCCGAACCAGTACCTGCCGAAGCGGCTCACCCCGTCGCAGGCGCTGACCTGCTCGCAGAACCACAACTACGGGCCCGAGCAGCTCGCGTACAACAACGGCAAGGCCGACAAGTTCGTCCAGAACACCGAGAACGACACGTGCAGCGGTGGTCTGTTCAACGAGCCCGGCTCGGTCATGGACTACTACGACGGCAACACCGTCACGGCGCTGTGGAACTACGCCCAGCACTACACGCTGAGCGACAACTCGTACAGCTCCTCCTTCGGTCCCTCGACCCCCGGCGCGCTGAACCTGGTCTCGGGCCAGACGCACGGGGCGATCTCGGTCGACCCGGCCTCGGGCACCGAGAACCCGAAGCAGACCGCCACCCCCAGCTCGTCCGTGCTGGTCTCGCCGGACGCCAAGGGTGTCGGCACGGTCGTGGCCGACCCCGACCCGGCGTACGACGACTGCTCGGACAGCGACCACACGAGCACCAGCGCGCTCGCGGCCCTCAAGGGCAAGAACATCGGTGACCTGCTGAACGAGAAGGGCGACACCTGGGGCTGGTTCCAGGGCGGCTTCCGGCCGAGCACCGCGTGGGACGGTACGCCGGGCACGTACGCGAAGTGCGACACCACGCACAACAACGTGGGCGGCACGGCTGTGAAGGACTACAGCCCGCACCACTCGCCGTTCGAGTACTACAAGTCCACCTCCAACCCGCACCACCTCGCGCCGGCCTCGGTCGACGAGATCGGGCACCAGGGGCGGGCCAACCACAACTACGACCTCACCGACTTCGACGCGGCCCTGGCCGCCCAGAAGCTGCCCGCGGTGAGCTTCCTCAAGGCGGGCCAGTACCAGGACGGCCACCCCGGCACCTCGGACCCGCTGGACGAGCAGCAGTGGCTGACCACTGAGATCAACAAGATCCAGAAGTCCGCGCAGTGGAAGGACACCGCGATCGTCGTCGCCTACGACGACTCGGACGGCTGGTACGACCACGTCACCCCGCCGGTCCTCAACGGGTCCAAGGACAAGACGCTGGGCTCCAACGGCCTGCCCACCGACGCCAAGGCCTGCCAGCAGGGCCCCGTCGCGAAGGCCGGCTACCAGGACCGGTGCGGCCCCGGCCCGCGCCAGCCGCTGCTGGTCATCTCGCCGTACTCGAAGACGAACCACATCGACCACACGCTCACCGAGCAGACGTCGATCACCTCGTTCATCGAGAACAACTGGAAGACCGGCCGGATCGGTGACGGTTCGTTCGACGTCCGGGGCGGCACGCTCCTCAACGCCTTCGACTTCAAGCACCCGAACAACGTCCAGGTGCTGCTGAGCAAGGACGGCTCGGTCTCCTCGATCAAGTCGATCCCGAAGCACCCGGCGAAGCCGGTCAAGTCGAAGATCACGGGTCCGGCCGGGGGCAACCTCGACCGGGCGGGTCTGGCGGCGTCGAGCGGTTCCACGTCCGTGGTGCTGCCGACCGCGATCGGCGCGGCGCTGCTCGTCGCGATCGGTGGCGGGGCGCTCGTGCGCCGTCGCGGCCGGGATCGCGCGGCGGCCTGA
- a CDS encoding DUF6777 domain-containing protein, giving the protein MRSPNRRRYAPLAALSALAAGALVLSGCGGGGAGKPRAEDLFFQSAGDRGGDPFTPSTVTVTSEGAPAAGRPAARASAGPVRAARALPGSTPGLYGAARSVSSCDVERQIRFLTEDRTRSRAFARGAGIGGSGVPAFLRGLTPVVLRADARVTGHGYRDGAAAPYQSVLQAGTAVMVDERGLPRVRCACGNPLRPPVPVRGAVVNRGKRWPGYAPGRVVVINRADAAVDGLVVVDLVEVAWMQRRTGTDGDEDALPDILPPYGPEADITDPDAVRPPGEASPSATPEPSAPAKPDRTPRESGVPTRTTLRPGDTLPPEPPSEEPPGEQPLEPEPEPVPTGDDGMLPVEPDKEQVSDVLTGPDAPQE; this is encoded by the coding sequence GTGCGCTCACCCAACCGTCGTCGGTACGCCCCACTCGCCGCGCTGTCCGCGCTGGCCGCGGGCGCGCTGGTCCTGTCGGGCTGCGGGGGCGGCGGGGCGGGGAAGCCGCGCGCCGAGGATCTCTTCTTCCAGTCGGCCGGCGACCGGGGCGGCGACCCGTTCACCCCGTCGACCGTGACCGTGACGTCCGAGGGGGCGCCCGCCGCCGGCCGGCCCGCCGCCCGGGCCTCCGCCGGGCCCGTCCGCGCCGCGCGCGCCCTCCCCGGCTCGACCCCCGGCCTCTACGGGGCGGCCCGCTCCGTCTCCAGTTGCGACGTGGAACGGCAGATCCGCTTCCTCACCGAGGACCGGACGCGGTCACGCGCCTTCGCCCGGGGCGCCGGCATCGGCGGGAGCGGCGTCCCGGCCTTCCTGCGCGGCCTCACCCCGGTGGTCCTGCGGGCCGACGCCCGGGTGACCGGGCACGGCTACCGCGACGGCGCCGCCGCCCCGTACCAGTCCGTGCTCCAGGCCGGCACCGCCGTCATGGTCGACGAGCGGGGACTGCCGCGGGTGCGCTGCGCGTGCGGGAACCCGCTGCGTCCGCCGGTCCCCGTGCGGGGCGCCGTCGTGAACCGGGGCAAGCGCTGGCCGGGGTACGCCCCCGGCCGCGTCGTCGTCATCAACCGCGCGGACGCGGCCGTCGACGGCCTGGTCGTCGTCGACCTGGTCGAGGTCGCATGGATGCAGCGCAGGACCGGCACGGACGGGGACGAGGACGCGCTCCCCGACATCCTGCCGCCGTACGGCCCCGAGGCCGACATCACCGACCCCGACGCGGTACGGCCGCCCGGCGAGGCCAGCCCGTCCGCGACTCCGGAGCCGTCCGCCCCGGCGAAGCCGGACAGGACCCCGCGGGAGTCCGGCGTCCCCACCCGCACGACGCTGCGGCCCGGCGACACCCTGCCCCCCGAGCCCCCCTCGGAGGAACCGCCGGGGGAGCAGCCCCTGGAGCCTGAGCCGGAGCCCGTCCCGACCGGCGACGACGGGATGCTCCCCGTCGAGCCCGACAAGGAACAGGTCAGTGACGTCCTGACCGGCCCCGATGCCCCCCAGGAATGA
- a CDS encoding amidohydrolase family protein, giving the protein MTPPANVVDAHHHFWDLSVRDQDWITGPDLAPLRRDFTLADLEPEARAAGVSATVVVQTITVAEETPEFLALAHGSDLVAGVVGWTDLTAPDVADTLAALRELPGGDRLVGIRHQVQGEPDPEWLLRPDVRRGLAAVAEAGLVYDLVVQVSQLPAAAKAAELLPGLTFVLDHLGKPPIASGAIQPWADHVETLAARPNTVCKLSGMVTEAAWDSWTPNGLRPYADIVIGAFGPSRLMFGSDWPVSRLAASYTEVLDAARTVTDGLSESERTEVFTTTARRVYGL; this is encoded by the coding sequence ATGACCCCGCCCGCGAACGTCGTCGACGCCCACCACCACTTCTGGGACCTGTCGGTACGCGACCAGGACTGGATCACCGGACCCGACCTGGCGCCCCTGCGCCGCGACTTCACCCTCGCCGACCTGGAGCCGGAAGCACGGGCCGCCGGGGTGAGCGCCACCGTCGTCGTGCAGACGATCACGGTCGCCGAGGAGACCCCGGAGTTCCTCGCCCTCGCCCACGGCAGCGACCTCGTCGCCGGGGTGGTCGGCTGGACCGACCTCACCGCGCCCGACGTCGCCGACACCCTCGCCGCCCTGCGCGAGCTGCCCGGCGGCGACCGGCTCGTCGGCATCCGCCACCAGGTCCAGGGCGAACCGGACCCCGAGTGGCTGCTGCGGCCCGACGTCCGGCGCGGACTGGCCGCCGTCGCCGAGGCCGGGCTCGTGTACGACCTGGTGGTGCAGGTCTCCCAGCTGCCCGCCGCCGCCAAGGCGGCCGAACTGTTGCCCGGCCTCACCTTCGTCCTCGACCACCTCGGCAAGCCGCCCATCGCCTCCGGCGCCATCCAGCCCTGGGCGGACCACGTCGAGACGCTGGCGGCCCGGCCCAACACGGTCTGCAAGCTGTCGGGCATGGTGACCGAGGCGGCCTGGGACTCCTGGACCCCCAACGGGCTGCGCCCCTACGCCGACATCGTCATCGGCGCCTTCGGCCCGTCCCGCCTCATGTTCGGCTCCGACTGGCCGGTGTCCCGCCTGGCGGCCTCGTACACCGAGGTCCTGGACGCGGCCCGCACCGTGACCGACGGCCTGAGCGAGAGCGAACGAACGGAGGTCTTCACCACCACGGCCCGCCGCGTGTACGGCCTCTGA
- a CDS encoding YndJ family protein encodes MSVLVSLVVMLGMLVIVPVGLRLLETPGAPPAPGLSALRRLWPLPASLGAVALWLPRGGTAVALAACYALATLVLALHAPLRLMRTRSLAPAEIAALTALVTPAVAGVSLVAERGGHALLGFGPPVLRLTVAHFHFAGFAAALVAGLVCRAVDGRAGRFAALSVPLGTLLVLTGFFTGDRTELAGAVVLTAGMWTVSLLTWRDIRTRGGTRGVRAFLAVSACVLPVTMALALSWALGEATGLPHPTLTWMAATHGLGNALGFALCSVLAWRRLKETPA; translated from the coding sequence ATGTCCGTGCTGGTCAGCCTTGTCGTGATGCTCGGCATGCTGGTGATCGTGCCGGTGGGGCTGCGGCTGCTGGAGACGCCGGGCGCGCCGCCCGCGCCCGGTCTGTCCGCGCTACGCCGCCTGTGGCCCCTGCCCGCCTCGCTGGGCGCCGTCGCGCTCTGGCTGCCGCGCGGCGGGACGGCCGTCGCCCTCGCCGCCTGCTACGCGCTCGCCACCCTCGTGCTGGCGCTGCACGCCCCGCTCCGGCTGATGAGGACGCGGTCCCTGGCACCGGCCGAGATCGCCGCGCTCACCGCGCTGGTGACCCCGGCCGTGGCGGGGGTCTCGCTCGTCGCCGAGCGAGGAGGTCACGCGCTCCTCGGCTTCGGCCCGCCGGTGCTGCGGCTGACCGTCGCGCACTTCCACTTCGCGGGCTTCGCGGCCGCGCTGGTGGCGGGGCTGGTCTGCCGGGCGGTGGACGGGCGGGCCGGGCGGTTCGCCGCGCTGAGCGTCCCCCTCGGCACGCTGCTCGTCCTCACCGGGTTCTTCACCGGCGACCGGACGGAGCTGGCCGGCGCGGTCGTCCTGACGGCGGGCATGTGGACCGTGTCGCTGCTGACCTGGCGGGACATCAGGACCCGCGGCGGGACCCGCGGCGTCCGCGCCTTCCTCGCCGTCTCCGCGTGCGTCCTGCCGGTGACCATGGCACTCGCGCTGAGCTGGGCGCTCGGCGAGGCCACCGGACTGCCCCACCCCACCCTCACCTGGATGGCCGCCACCCACGGCCTCGGCAACGCCCTCGGCTTCGCCCTCTGCTCGGTCCTGGCCTGGCGACGACTCAAGGAGACCCCCGCATGA
- a CDS encoding SpoIIE family protein phosphatase has translation MAERAAGALSLPDDWPAPPDLSMSLNRMGIFDWDLDSGLLHLDGSALAVFDLTAEEYDGRPSGLRGRIPYSEGIRLYAVATEAMENGSETYGAYMRVRQRDGTLRWIHTQGRIRRESGGRPHRVIGVVRDASQELADSTARLELDAVRRVQTSVVEGTTAALAHARTVQDVIDVLKESHGLEHLGATSLVMGLVESGRIHLVAEGPEGSFVPGTRVTRIDEPYPMSDVVRTLTPRFIESAEEFAESYPDLWPHISGLGITAAAYLPLIAQARPIGALGLLYGDKNGFSGEDRNLLVALGSSIAQSLQRAVLFEQDHDLAEGLQQAMLPRRIPAVPGAEIAVRYRSARLGRDIGGDWYDVIPLPGGRVGAVIGDVQGHDTHAAAVMGQLRIVLRAYAAEGHTPATVMARASVFLHELDTDRFATCLYAEADLTTGVVQLVRAGHVDPMIRGMDGSCRRFPVGGGMPLGLSALFGELDYPVRTLELDPGQTLLLFTDGLVEQPGADLDDGMRLLSSLVRDGPRDLQMLADKLCEVVDERGGEDDVAVLLLRRRGAHAPQTGGRLQQHVAQGDPEALRSARHMIRAAVGAWGAGHRSDEIELSADELITNALMHTDGGAIVTVRVLAGTVRRLRVEVEDRSSALPRRRDAGEAGVSGRGLLLVDRLADAWGVESRGSGKCVWSEFLVQDGPSH, from the coding sequence ATGGCTGAACGGGCAGCGGGCGCCCTGTCGCTCCCTGATGACTGGCCCGCCCCTCCGGATCTCAGCATGTCCCTCAACCGGATGGGCATCTTCGACTGGGACCTCGACAGCGGGCTGTTGCACCTCGACGGCTCGGCGCTCGCCGTGTTCGACCTCACGGCCGAGGAGTACGACGGCCGCCCGAGCGGGCTCAGGGGCCGGATCCCGTACAGCGAGGGCATCCGGCTGTACGCCGTCGCGACCGAGGCCATGGAGAACGGCAGCGAGACCTACGGCGCCTACATGCGCGTCCGGCAGCGCGACGGCACGCTGCGCTGGATCCACACCCAGGGCCGTATCCGCCGCGAGAGCGGCGGCCGGCCCCATCGCGTGATCGGCGTGGTCCGCGACGCCAGCCAGGAACTCGCCGACTCCACCGCCCGGCTCGAACTGGACGCGGTGCGCAGGGTGCAGACCAGCGTCGTCGAGGGCACGACCGCCGCGCTCGCCCACGCCAGGACCGTCCAGGACGTCATCGACGTCCTCAAGGAGTCCCACGGCCTGGAGCACCTCGGCGCCACCAGCCTGGTCATGGGCCTGGTCGAGTCGGGCCGCATCCACCTGGTCGCGGAAGGGCCCGAAGGGTCCTTCGTGCCCGGCACCCGGGTCACCCGCATCGACGAGCCGTACCCGATGAGCGACGTCGTACGGACGCTCACGCCGCGCTTCATCGAGTCCGCCGAGGAGTTCGCCGAGTCGTACCCCGACCTGTGGCCGCACATCAGCGGACTCGGCATCACCGCCGCCGCGTACCTCCCGCTCATCGCGCAGGCCCGCCCCATCGGCGCCCTCGGCCTGCTCTACGGCGACAAGAACGGCTTCAGCGGCGAGGACCGCAACCTCCTCGTCGCCCTCGGCAGCAGCATCGCCCAGAGCCTCCAGCGCGCCGTGCTCTTCGAGCAGGACCACGACCTGGCCGAGGGCCTCCAGCAGGCCATGCTGCCGCGCCGGATCCCCGCCGTCCCGGGCGCCGAGATCGCGGTCCGCTACCGGTCCGCCCGCCTCGGCCGGGACATCGGGGGTGACTGGTACGACGTCATCCCGCTGCCCGGCGGGCGGGTGGGCGCCGTCATCGGGGACGTCCAGGGCCACGACACCCACGCCGCCGCGGTGATGGGCCAGCTGCGCATCGTGCTGCGGGCGTACGCCGCCGAGGGGCACACCCCGGCGACGGTGATGGCCCGCGCCTCCGTCTTCCTGCACGAACTGGACACCGACCGCTTCGCGACCTGCCTCTACGCCGAGGCCGACCTGACGACCGGCGTGGTCCAGCTGGTCCGCGCCGGGCACGTCGATCCCATGATCAGGGGCATGGACGGCAGCTGCCGGCGGTTCCCGGTGGGCGGCGGGATGCCGCTCGGCCTCTCGGCGCTCTTCGGGGAGCTCGACTACCCGGTCAGGACACTCGAACTGGACCCGGGGCAGACCCTGCTGCTGTTCACCGACGGACTGGTCGAACAGCCGGGCGCCGACCTCGACGACGGGATGCGCCTGCTGTCCTCCCTCGTCCGCGACGGGCCGCGCGACCTCCAGATGCTCGCCGACAAGCTCTGCGAGGTGGTGGACGAACGGGGCGGCGAGGACGACGTCGCGGTCCTGCTGCTGCGCCGCAGGGGCGCCCACGCCCCGCAGACCGGCGGCCGCCTCCAGCAGCACGTCGCCCAGGGCGACCCCGAGGCGCTCAGGTCGGCGCGGCACATGATCCGGGCCGCGGTGGGCGCCTGGGGCGCGGGCCACCGGTCCGACGAGATCGAGCTGTCCGCCGACGAGCTGATCACCAACGCGCTCATGCACACCGACGGCGGCGCGATCGTGACCGTACGCGTCCTGGCCGGGACCGTACGGCGGCTGCGCGTCGAGGTCGAGGACCGCTCCAGCGCGCTGCCGCGGCGCAGGGACGCCGGGGAGGCGGGGGTGTCCGGGCGCGGGCTGCTGCTCGTCGACCGGCTCGCGGACGCCTGGGGCGTCGAGTCACGGGGCAGCGGCAAGTGTGTGTGGAGCGAGTTCCTGGTCCAGGACGGGCCGTCACATTGA
- a CDS encoding aldo/keto reductase has protein sequence MRHTTLGHSAVQVTGLSFGAAGIGNLYSPVEPEQATAAVDAAWDAGIRYFDTAPHYGLGLSERRLGEALRDRPRDEYTLSTKVGRLLEPVPADEIPADGPGDDLATGFAVPATHRRVWDFSADGVRRSIEASLGRLGTDRIDIVYLHDPDHHEDEAFGQAYPALEKLRGEGVIGAIGAGMNTTGMLTRFLRETDVDVVLCAGRFTLLDGSALTALLPEAAARGKSVVVGGVFNSGLLADPRPGATYDYAAAPAAVLDRALRMDAVTRRHGLPLRAAALHYPLRHPAVASVLVGTRSAAEVRDSAEQFAREVPEDVWAELRAGGLLAEDGTEA, from the coding sequence ATGCGGCACACCACGCTCGGACACAGTGCGGTCCAGGTGACCGGACTGTCCTTCGGGGCGGCCGGGATCGGCAATCTCTACAGCCCGGTCGAACCGGAGCAGGCCACCGCCGCGGTCGACGCCGCGTGGGACGCGGGCATCCGCTACTTCGACACCGCGCCCCACTACGGCCTCGGGCTCTCCGAGCGCCGGCTCGGCGAGGCGCTGCGCGACCGGCCGCGCGACGAGTACACCCTCTCCACGAAGGTGGGCCGCCTCCTCGAACCCGTACCCGCCGACGAGATCCCCGCGGACGGCCCCGGCGACGACCTCGCCACCGGCTTCGCCGTACCGGCCACGCACCGCCGTGTCTGGGACTTCAGCGCCGACGGCGTCCGGCGCAGCATCGAGGCCAGCCTCGGCCGCCTCGGCACCGACCGGATCGACATCGTCTACCTGCACGACCCCGACCACCACGAGGACGAGGCCTTCGGCCAGGCCTACCCGGCGCTGGAGAAACTGCGTGGCGAGGGGGTGATCGGCGCGATCGGCGCGGGGATGAACACCACCGGGATGCTCACCCGCTTCCTGCGCGAGACCGACGTCGACGTGGTGCTCTGCGCGGGCCGCTTCACCCTCCTCGACGGATCCGCCCTCACCGCGCTGCTCCCCGAGGCCGCCGCGCGCGGCAAGAGCGTCGTCGTGGGCGGGGTCTTCAACTCCGGCCTGCTCGCCGACCCCCGGCCCGGCGCGACCTACGACTACGCGGCGGCCCCGGCCGCCGTCCTGGACCGGGCCCTGCGGATGGACGCCGTCACCCGGCGCCACGGCCTGCCCCTGCGCGCCGCCGCCCTGCACTACCCGCTGCGGCACCCCGCCGTCGCCAGCGTCCTGGTCGGCACCCGCTCGGCCGCCGAGGTACGGGACTCCGCCGAGCAGTTCGCCCGGGAGGTCCCCGAGGACGTATGGGCGGAGCTGCGAGCGGGCGGCCTACTGGCCGAGGACGGGACGGAGGCATGA